One window of Solwaraspora sp. WMMA2056 genomic DNA carries:
- a CDS encoding 2OG-Fe dioxygenase family protein, with product MEKTTTSLVEITRPDVDLAELQRTFDGIPRDPYLKVGVRHRTQSRFRYEPDRLVLLDRVDLYQSSDINPLEQYGGIVRTYPDMPAWVQTSSAFRAFIDHWLSLVPVPVTEFSAHQIRTVGDGSPVPEGRHRDGYEYVAVFVAKRHGIIDDCARTTVWDAATEERIVDEVVLRDGEMVTFDDRLVLHDVSPLVPSGNAADAYRDVIILTFPDHSKTLEHGKVVAQSQKGKSS from the coding sequence ATGGAAAAGACGACGACGAGCCTGGTCGAGATAACCAGGCCCGACGTGGACCTGGCCGAACTGCAACGGACCTTCGACGGCATTCCGCGCGACCCGTACCTGAAGGTCGGCGTCCGGCACCGTACCCAGTCCCGCTTCCGGTACGAACCCGACCGGCTGGTGCTGCTCGACCGGGTCGACCTCTACCAGAGTTCCGACATCAACCCCCTGGAGCAGTACGGCGGCATCGTCCGGACGTACCCGGACATGCCGGCGTGGGTGCAGACGAGCTCGGCCTTCCGCGCCTTCATCGACCACTGGCTGTCGCTGGTGCCGGTGCCGGTGACCGAGTTCTCCGCGCACCAGATCCGTACCGTCGGCGACGGGTCGCCGGTGCCGGAGGGCCGCCACCGCGACGGCTACGAGTACGTGGCCGTGTTCGTGGCGAAGCGGCACGGCATCATCGACGACTGTGCCCGCACGACCGTATGGGACGCGGCCACCGAGGAACGGATCGTCGACGAGGTGGTCCTCCGCGACGGTGAGATGGTCACCTTCGACGACCGACTGGTGCTGCACGACGTCTCGCCGCTGGTTCCCTCCGGCAACGCCGCAGACGCCTACCGGGACGTGATCATCCTGACCTTCCCGGACCACAGCAAGACGCTGGAGCACGGCAAGGTCGTCGCGCAATCGCAGAAAGGTAAGTCATCGTGA
- a CDS encoding branched-chain amino acid transaminase gives MSDLTGTVWLDGRLHNASDVGLSLWNHSLHYGFGVFEGLRVYAHPDGPHVFRLADHVRRLYRSAEHIGLEIPFDADTVTAAHHQVLAANGITEGYVRPIAYLGDGLAGLTDTGVPVHLAVLAWPWRPPAAQPTGISLTVSPIRKPSGEAFPLQAKATGSYLASKIAFLRARRLGFDDAVLLDAQGMISETTAQNLFAVIDGRLVTPPAESCLPGITRATVIELARHAGIAVTAEELPPGRLGDADEVFLTSTAGEVRPVGRIDDHVLGDEGRPGPVTRLLATAYRELVTGSHARPTEEPIHV, from the coding sequence GACCGTATGGCTCGACGGCCGGCTGCACAACGCCTCGGATGTCGGCCTGTCGTTGTGGAACCACTCCCTGCACTACGGCTTCGGGGTCTTCGAGGGACTCCGGGTCTACGCCCACCCCGACGGACCACACGTTTTCCGGCTCGCCGACCACGTACGGCGGCTCTACCGGTCAGCCGAGCACATCGGGCTGGAGATCCCCTTCGACGCGGACACGGTCACCGCGGCACACCATCAGGTCCTGGCGGCCAACGGCATCACCGAGGGGTACGTCCGGCCGATCGCGTACCTCGGTGACGGGCTGGCCGGGCTCACCGACACCGGCGTGCCCGTCCATCTGGCGGTCCTGGCCTGGCCATGGCGTCCACCGGCGGCCCAGCCGACCGGCATCAGCCTCACCGTCTCGCCGATCCGCAAGCCCTCCGGCGAGGCGTTCCCGCTCCAGGCCAAGGCGACCGGCTCCTACCTGGCGTCGAAGATCGCCTTCCTGCGGGCCCGGCGCCTGGGGTTCGACGACGCGGTGCTGCTCGACGCGCAGGGCATGATCTCCGAGACCACCGCGCAGAACCTGTTCGCGGTGATCGACGGCCGGCTGGTCACCCCGCCGGCCGAAAGCTGCCTGCCCGGGATCACCCGCGCCACCGTGATCGAACTGGCCCGGCACGCCGGCATCGCCGTCACCGCCGAGGAACTGCCACCCGGTCGACTCGGCGACGCCGACGAGGTATTCCTCACCAGCACCGCCGGCGAGGTACGGCCGGTCGGCCGGATCGACGACCACGTACTCGGGGACGAGGGCCGGCCAGGGCCGGTCACCCGGCTGCTCGCCACGGCGTACCGCGAACTGGTGACCGGCAGTCACGCCCGACCGACGGAGGAACCGATCCATGTCTGA